Proteins encoded by one window of Cinclus cinclus chromosome 14, bCinCin1.1, whole genome shotgun sequence:
- the MED7 gene encoding mediator of RNA polymerase II transcription subunit 7 — MGEPQQVSALPAPPMQYIKEYTDENIRKGLAPKPPPPVKDSYMMFGNQFQCDDLIIRPLESQGIERLHPMQFDHKKELRKLNMSILVNFLDLLDILIRSPGSIKREEKLEDLKLLFVHVHHLINEYRPHQARETLRVMMEVQKRQRLETAERFQKHLERVVEMIQNCLASLPDDLPHAEGGLRVNVEPMDTDDGSSCGGQSEKQRERSGGKRDQVLDKDAAMCSIIDEMT; from the coding sequence ATGGGTGAACCTCAGCAAGTGAGCGCCCTTCCTGCACCTCCAATGCAATATATCAAAGAATATACTGATGAGAACATCCGCAAAGGGCTGGCTCCAAAGCCACCTCCGCCTGTGAAGGACAGCTACATGATGTTTGGGAATCAGTTCCAGTGTGATGATCTGATCATCCGGCCCCTGGAGAGCCAAGGTATTGAACGGCTGCATCCTATGCAGTTTGATCACAAGAAGGAGTTAAGGAAACTAAACATGTCTATTCTGGTCAACTTTCTGGACCTCTTGGACATCTTGATAAGGAGTCCAGGGAGTATAAAGCGAGAGGAGAAACTGGAAGACTTGAAACTGCTTTTTGTCCACGTGCATCACCTCATAAATGAGTATCGCCCTCACCAAGCCAGGGAGACGCTGAGGGTGATGATGGAGGTGCAGAAACGGCAGCGCCTGGAGACGGCTGAGCGGTTCCAGAAGCACCTGGAGCGAGTCGTGGAGATGATCCAGAACTGCCTGGCTTCCCTGCCCGATGATCTGCCTCATGCAGAGGGGGGACTGAGAGTGAACGTGGAGCCCATGGATACTGATGAtggcagcagctgtggtggACAGAGCGAAAAGCAGAGGGAGCGTTCTGGTGGCAAGAGAGATCAGGTTTTGGACAAAGATGCGGCAATGTGCAGCATTATTGATGAAATGACATGA